A single genomic interval of Chlorogloeopsis sp. ULAP01 harbors:
- a CDS encoding type IV pilus twitching motility protein PilT: MTESQTPSTPTIPRSTPPLPPPPPTIATQRQATQTLDMSVERSTNRTAQSVAAPPPPPAPSTNAAHRPGTPPPMPSSVRPKTVSLQLTLEQLIKEAYDKGYSDIHLGVGEVPRFRNRGEMQLTDYPETDRETFMSWMREVLTESEIHRFEEQLEFDGATQYDFARVRINIFDSLKGYAMVMRLIPLKILTIEQLRLPRVFRDICHYHKGLILVTGPTGSGKSTTMAAMIDYINKEMPKHIITIEDPVEFVHKSQKSLIKQREVGMHTRKFDNALKAALREDPDLILVGEMRDKETVNTALKAAQTGHLVMGTLHTNSAVKTIERILNLYSGEEQDAMRVALAESLVAVIAQGLCRTTDGKRAAFHDILINTDAVKDWVKDGKYDEITELMKQASFDGMITMNQSLFNLYQEGRITEETALEMSPTPNEMAQALRGRV; the protein is encoded by the coding sequence ATGACAGAATCACAAACCCCATCGACTCCGACTATACCTCGCAGCACCCCTCCACTACCCCCACCGCCACCAACGATCGCCACTCAGCGTCAAGCTACCCAAACATTAGATATGTCGGTAGAAAGGAGTACTAATCGTACTGCTCAGTCAGTAGCAGCACCGCCACCACCGCCGGCTCCTTCAACTAATGCCGCCCACCGCCCCGGAACTCCACCCCCCATGCCTAGTTCCGTGCGTCCCAAAACCGTTAGTTTGCAACTAACTTTAGAGCAATTAATTAAGGAAGCTTATGATAAAGGATATTCTGATATTCACTTAGGCGTGGGTGAAGTGCCGCGTTTCCGTAACCGAGGAGAAATGCAGCTTACAGACTATCCCGAAACGGATCGAGAAACTTTTATGAGTTGGATGCGGGAGGTGCTGACAGAGTCAGAAATTCACCGCTTTGAAGAACAGCTGGAATTTGATGGTGCAACTCAGTATGATTTTGCCCGCGTCCGGATTAATATTTTTGATTCCCTCAAGGGTTATGCAATGGTAATGCGGTTAATTCCGTTAAAAATCTTAACCATTGAACAGTTACGTTTACCCCGTGTTTTTCGAGATATTTGCCATTATCACAAAGGTTTGATTTTGGTAACAGGGCCAACAGGTTCTGGTAAATCTACTACTATGGCGGCGATGATTGACTACATCAATAAAGAGATGCCCAAGCACATCATCACCATTGAAGATCCAGTTGAATTTGTTCACAAAAGTCAAAAATCTTTGATCAAACAACGGGAAGTAGGAATGCACACCCGGAAATTTGATAATGCCCTCAAAGCAGCCTTGCGGGAAGATCCAGATTTGATTCTGGTGGGAGAAATGCGGGACAAAGAAACCGTGAACACTGCCCTCAAAGCCGCTCAAACTGGACACTTGGTAATGGGAACCTTACATACCAACAGCGCCGTTAAAACGATTGAGCGTATCCTTAATCTCTACTCAGGTGAAGAACAGGATGCGATGCGCGTAGCACTAGCAGAATCTTTAGTAGCAGTAATTGCCCAAGGATTGTGTCGCACCACTGATGGCAAACGTGCAGCCTTCCACGATATTCTCATTAATACTGATGCAGTTAAAGATTGGGTCAAAGACGGTAAATATGATGAAATTACCGAGCTGATGAAGCAAGCTAGCTTTGACGGCATGATTACTATGAACCAGTCATTGTTTAACCTCTATCAGGAAGGCCGAATCACAGAAGAGACAGCCTTAGAAATGTCACCAACTCCCAACGAAATGGCCCAGGCACTCCGAGGTAGAGTATAA
- a CDS encoding Rieske 2Fe-2S domain-containing protein, which yields MVQDQFLHNNWHVLAHSQDLQPGTVLQKRLLSEDLVLWHNGDKTPAWQDFCPHRGARLSLGWVEKDTLVCPYYGLAFNTKGKCVRVPASPNHPPPARACTQTYHIQERYSLLWVCLGTPQY from the coding sequence ATGGTGCAAGACCAGTTTTTACACAATAATTGGCATGTCTTAGCACACTCCCAAGACTTGCAACCTGGAACTGTTCTACAAAAGCGTCTACTAAGTGAAGATTTAGTCCTTTGGCACAATGGGGACAAAACTCCAGCTTGGCAGGACTTTTGCCCTCACCGGGGAGCGCGCCTTTCTCTGGGATGGGTAGAGAAAGATACGCTTGTTTGTCCTTACTACGGTTTAGCCTTTAACACCAAAGGTAAATGCGTGCGAGTTCCGGCTAGCCCAAACCATCCGCCCCCTGCAAGAGCTTGTACCCAAACTTACCATATTCAAGAACGCTACAGTCTACTCTGGGTTTGTCTAGGAACACCGCAATATTAA
- a CDS encoding GMC family oxidoreductase has protein sequence MLIDSRTLTNNEVIKTEVCIVGAGPAGITLAREFIGQDFRVCLVESGDLEFNRETQSLSEGETVGEPFPNLQDMRHRQFGGHANVWNVEINNKQFGLRHMPLDAIDFEKRNCVPYSGWPFSKSHLNSFYERAHEVCKLGAFAYDALTWEDAKSPQLPFIGDCVTTTIFQFGPRDVFTNEYRKQINQSPNITTYLNANVVEIETDETAKNVTRVRLACLQGNKFWIVAKIFILATGGIENARLLLLSNKIQKTGLANQNDVVGRFFMDHPIIRSGILYPSSQKIFNSTALYDLRRVNNVPIMGKLHLTEQVIRREQLLNMSFILFPRDGKFRSPAKTSAKTLLSSILQKKIPKHTFQHLGNVIKNIDDLVVDWYKYHIKQQHLFPDLSYGGWSEHQGNENRYLMFEVLSQTEQVPNPDNRVTLSNKLDRLGCPQAKLIYRWSETDICSIKRSQAILAEEIARAGLGKFQIESDGELPSVLSFSTHHNMGTTRMHIDPKQGVVDANSKVHGISNLFIAGSSVFPTGGYANPTLTIVALAIRLADRVKAQFTAKSENPTAKLQISG, from the coding sequence ATGTTGATTGATAGTCGTACATTAACAAATAATGAAGTTATTAAAACAGAAGTTTGTATTGTTGGCGCCGGGCCGGCGGGGATTACACTGGCACGAGAATTTATTGGACAAGACTTTAGAGTATGTTTAGTAGAAAGTGGCGATCTAGAATTTAATCGAGAGACACAATCTCTAAGCGAAGGTGAAACTGTTGGTGAGCCTTTTCCCAATCTGCAAGATATGCGACATCGTCAGTTTGGTGGACATGCTAATGTCTGGAATGTTGAAATTAATAACAAGCAATTTGGTCTAAGGCATATGCCCTTAGATGCAATAGACTTTGAAAAACGTAATTGTGTGCCATATAGTGGATGGCCTTTTAGTAAATCTCACCTGAATTCTTTCTACGAGCGTGCTCATGAGGTTTGTAAACTGGGTGCTTTTGCTTATGATGCTCTGACTTGGGAGGATGCAAAATCACCTCAATTACCATTCATTGGTGATTGCGTCACTACCACTATATTTCAGTTTGGACCTCGCGATGTTTTCACCAATGAATATCGAAAACAAATTAATCAATCTCCTAACATCACTACCTATCTCAATGCAAACGTCGTAGAAATTGAGACTGACGAAACAGCTAAAAATGTAACTCGTGTACGCCTAGCTTGTCTCCAAGGTAATAAATTTTGGATAGTTGCCAAAATTTTTATATTAGCTACAGGTGGTATAGAAAACGCACGTTTATTACTGCTATCTAATAAAATTCAAAAGACTGGATTAGCCAATCAGAATGATGTTGTGGGTAGGTTTTTTATGGATCATCCCATTATTCGCTCTGGAATACTATATCCTTCTAGTCAAAAAATCTTCAATTCGACGGCTTTATATGACTTGCGTCGAGTGAATAATGTACCAATTATGGGAAAACTTCACTTAACTGAACAAGTGATACGTCGTGAGCAATTGCTCAATATGAGTTTTATTCTATTTCCTAGAGATGGAAAGTTTAGATCCCCAGCAAAAACTTCTGCAAAAACTTTGCTTTCTTCAATTTTGCAGAAAAAGATTCCCAAACATACTTTTCAGCATTTGGGTAATGTGATCAAGAACATTGATGACCTTGTGGTCGATTGGTATAAGTATCATATAAAACAGCAACATTTATTTCCTGATTTGAGTTATGGCGGATGGTCAGAACATCAAGGTAACGAAAACAGATATTTAATGTTTGAAGTCTTGAGTCAAACTGAACAAGTCCCAAACCCCGATAATCGAGTGACGCTTAGTAATAAACTTGACAGGCTTGGTTGTCCTCAAGCAAAGTTAATATATCGATGGAGCGAAACAGACATTTGCAGCATCAAGCGATCGCAAGCTATCTTGGCAGAAGAAATAGCTCGTGCAGGATTAGGTAAATTCCAGATTGAGTCAGATGGAGAACTTCCGAGTGTTCTATCTTTTAGCACACATCATAATATGGGAACAACACGGATGCATATTGATCCTAAACAGGGTGTTGTTGATGCAAATTCTAAAGTTCACGGTATCTCAAATTTATTTATCGCAGGTAGCTCTGTTTTCCCAACAGGAGGATACGCAAATCCTACACTCACAATTGTCGCTTTAGCAATTCGGTTGGCAGATCGTGTGAAAGCTCAGTTTACTGCCAAATCAGAAAACCCAACAGCTAAACTTCAGATCAGTGGATAG
- a CDS encoding FAD-dependent monooxygenase codes for MTNQQNLNNGSHALVIGSSMAGLLAARVLVNHFDRVTVVERDRLPQQPELRPGVPQANQVHVLLTQGQRLLEQLFPGLEAELAAAGAPKVNWTVDYPLLGIWGWFPRVDSDLVTHTCSRSLLEWLVRRRLSTYHNLQFLDETQVTGLLSDNSNSKVTGIKLRCRNLSEPTELTAHLIVDASGRNSSLPKWLADLGYPSPQETIINSFLGYGSRWYECPDTFQADWKVLTVMYKPPYEQRGGVIYPVEGKRWVITVAGIGRDYPPTDEAGFLEFVRSLRSPILYEAIKNAKPLSPVYGYRRTENLWRHYEQLPRMPEGLVALGDAVCSFNPIYGQGMTTATLGALTLEHCLKEQRLTNLTRCFHKQLARVLETPWMMATSEDFRWETTEGGKPDIITRLMHRYMDQVILQAVNDPKVYRKFAEVIHMVKPPSVLFAPDILVKVLAQIIKVQPNKVSNAGEVTTPPPQPIELV; via the coding sequence ATGACAAACCAACAAAATCTTAACAATGGCAGCCATGCTTTAGTGATTGGTAGCAGCATGGCTGGACTGCTGGCAGCTAGAGTATTAGTAAATCACTTTGACCGTGTGACTGTGGTTGAGCGCGATCGCTTACCCCAGCAACCAGAATTACGTCCGGGAGTTCCCCAAGCGAATCAAGTACACGTGCTGCTTACCCAAGGGCAACGACTTTTAGAGCAGCTTTTTCCTGGTTTAGAGGCAGAATTAGCTGCTGCGGGTGCGCCGAAGGTAAATTGGACAGTGGATTATCCCTTGTTAGGGATTTGGGGCTGGTTTCCCCGCGTTGATTCAGATTTAGTTACCCATACTTGTAGTCGTTCTTTACTAGAATGGCTGGTTCGTCGTCGTTTAAGCACCTATCACAATCTGCAATTTCTTGATGAAACTCAAGTGACTGGGCTTTTGAGTGACAATAGCAATTCCAAAGTTACAGGAATAAAATTGCGTTGTCGCAATCTTTCTGAGCCAACAGAATTAACCGCTCACTTAATTGTAGATGCTAGTGGGCGCAACTCCTCATTACCAAAGTGGCTGGCAGATCTAGGCTACCCATCCCCCCAGGAAACCATAATCAACTCTTTTTTGGGCTATGGCTCTCGATGGTATGAATGTCCAGACACTTTTCAAGCAGATTGGAAAGTGCTAACTGTGATGTATAAACCACCCTATGAGCAACGCGGTGGGGTAATTTATCCTGTAGAAGGCAAGCGTTGGGTAATTACTGTGGCTGGTATCGGTAGAGACTACCCTCCGACTGATGAAGCTGGTTTTCTCGAATTTGTTCGCAGTCTACGCAGTCCCATCCTTTATGAAGCCATTAAAAATGCTAAACCCCTTTCCCCCGTTTATGGCTATCGCCGCACAGAAAATCTTTGGCGTCACTACGAGCAACTGCCTCGAATGCCAGAAGGATTAGTAGCACTAGGGGATGCAGTTTGTAGTTTTAATCCTATTTATGGCCAGGGTATGACAACTGCGACTTTGGGTGCATTAACTCTTGAGCATTGCTTAAAAGAGCAAAGGCTCACAAATTTAACTCGCTGCTTCCACAAACAACTCGCTCGCGTTTTAGAAACTCCCTGGATGATGGCAACAAGTGAAGATTTTCGCTGGGAAACTACCGAGGGCGGTAAGCCTGATATAATTACAAGACTCATGCACCGCTATATGGATCAAGTCATTTTGCAAGCGGTAAATGATCCTAAGGTGTACCGGAAATTTGCGGAAGTTATCCACATGGTTAAACCGCCTTCCGTGCTTTTTGCTCCTGATATTTTGGTAAAGGTTTTGGCACAGATAATTAAAGTGCAACCAAATAAAGTTTCAAATGCTGGCGAGGTTACTACCCCACCCCCGCAACCAATTGAATTGGTATAA
- a CDS encoding peptidoglycan DD-metalloendopeptidase family protein, with protein sequence MKKATLSRFHTYGLVGLGIFCSIILSTSSSVLTKTPNHTSRQQKTIPASEFIWPTQGIVSQGFRKYSHEGIDIAGASGTPVVAAASGTVIKAGWDDWGLGKAIAIKHSDGKVTVYGHNSRLLVSKGKQVTQGQIIAAMGSSGNSTAPHLHFEIHSHGGLAVDPSSLLSSTIAGKTPPQQIANSASKKVAPQVVSSPTVSPSKPIPVEVLPKSTNTECNGNTVIQGETANAFVKVCQENGQLFYIGQLKQEPTKPIRLQAINIDTTKYRADNGSFSYFVTPNGVEIWRNGSLVRSDHFYTAKRLPS encoded by the coding sequence ATGAAAAAAGCCACCCTTTCTCGATTCCATACCTATGGCTTAGTAGGGTTAGGAATTTTCTGTAGCATCATATTAAGTACAAGTTCTTCTGTTTTAACTAAAACACCAAACCATACTTCTAGGCAACAAAAAACTATTCCTGCTTCTGAGTTTATTTGGCCTACTCAAGGCATTGTTTCTCAAGGTTTCCGTAAATATAGTCATGAGGGAATTGATATCGCTGGTGCATCCGGAACTCCTGTTGTCGCTGCCGCATCCGGTACAGTAATTAAAGCTGGTTGGGATGATTGGGGGTTAGGTAAAGCCATAGCAATTAAGCATTCTGATGGCAAAGTCACAGTCTACGGTCACAATAGCCGCCTTTTAGTGAGTAAAGGTAAACAAGTTACTCAAGGTCAAATTATTGCTGCCATGGGTTCTAGTGGTAACAGTACAGCGCCTCATCTGCATTTTGAAATACACTCTCATGGTGGTTTGGCAGTTGATCCCTCTAGCCTATTATCATCTACTATCGCTGGCAAAACACCACCACAGCAGATTGCTAATTCTGCTTCTAAAAAAGTAGCTCCTCAGGTAGTCTCCTCACCCACAGTTTCGCCCTCAAAACCTATTCCTGTGGAAGTTTTACCCAAGAGTACTAATACAGAATGCAACGGTAACACAGTAATTCAAGGAGAGACAGCAAATGCTTTTGTGAAAGTTTGCCAAGAAAATGGTCAATTATTTTACATCGGGCAATTAAAACAGGAACCAACGAAGCCGATCAGATTACAAGCTATCAACATTGACACAACTAAATATCGGGCAGACAATGGTAGTTTTTCTTACTTTGTTACACCAAATGGAGTGGAAATTTGGCGAAATGGTAGTCTAGTGCGCTCGGATCATTTTTACACCGCAAAGCGATTACCTAGCTAA
- the wecB gene encoding UDP-N-acetylglucosamine 2-epimerase (non-hydrolyzing), whose translation MTIDKRIYIILGTRPEAIKLAPVIQLFQKSPGFQTQVILTGQHREMVEQVMQLFQLKADLDLEIMQPQQSLTDITCRSLRGLEELFKQSKPDLVLVQGDTTTAFAATLAAFYQQIPVGHVEAGLRTDDLFNPYPEEANRRLISQLTQLHFAPTPLAVENLQRSGVLGEIHLTGNTVIDALLNVARSEPACHIPGMEWEKYRVLLATVHRRENWGEPLQGIAEGFLQILDKFPDTALVLPLHRNPTVREPLQVILGNHPRIFLTEPLDYAELVGAIMRSHLLLTDSGGLQEEAPSLGKPVLVLRETTERPEAVAAGTAKLVGTKPETIVSTAAELLSNPTAYEAMANAINPFGDGYAAERILQIVQNYLGRT comes from the coding sequence ATGACTATTGACAAGCGCATTTACATTATTTTGGGTACTCGTCCGGAAGCCATCAAACTAGCTCCGGTGATTCAACTATTTCAAAAGTCTCCAGGTTTCCAGACGCAGGTAATTTTGACTGGACAGCATCGCGAGATGGTTGAGCAAGTTATGCAGCTGTTCCAGCTAAAGGCGGATCTTGACTTAGAGATCATGCAGCCACAGCAATCTTTAACTGATATTACTTGCCGCAGCTTACGAGGGCTGGAAGAATTATTTAAACAAAGCAAGCCAGATTTAGTGCTAGTTCAAGGAGACACTACTACGGCATTTGCTGCTACTTTGGCAGCATTTTATCAACAAATTCCTGTAGGGCATGTAGAAGCTGGTTTAAGAACTGATGACTTATTCAATCCTTATCCAGAAGAAGCTAATCGGCGGTTGATTTCGCAACTAACTCAGTTACACTTTGCACCAACGCCGTTGGCTGTAGAAAATCTACAGCGTTCTGGTGTTTTGGGCGAAATTCATCTTACAGGTAATACGGTGATTGATGCACTGCTGAATGTGGCGAGGAGTGAACCAGCCTGTCATATACCTGGGATGGAATGGGAAAAATATCGTGTCTTACTAGCAACTGTACATCGGCGTGAAAATTGGGGAGAGCCACTACAAGGAATTGCTGAAGGGTTTTTACAGATACTAGACAAGTTTCCTGATACAGCATTAGTGTTACCACTACACCGCAATCCTACGGTAAGAGAGCCATTACAAGTAATTTTAGGGAATCATCCTCGAATTTTTTTAACTGAACCTTTAGATTATGCAGAACTAGTGGGAGCAATTATGCGATCGCATCTGCTACTTACAGACTCTGGTGGTTTGCAGGAAGAAGCACCCAGTCTAGGAAAACCTGTTTTAGTTCTGCGAGAAACGACAGAAAGGCCAGAGGCTGTTGCTGCTGGTACAGCTAAACTTGTGGGAACTAAACCAGAGACGATAGTCTCCACTGCTGCTGAACTTTTAAGTAACCCCACTGCCTATGAAGCAATGGCAAACGCAATAAATCCCTTTGGGGATGGTTATGCAGCAGAGCGAATTTTGCAAATTGTGCAAAATTACTTGGGGCGGACTTGA
- a CDS encoding peptidoglycan-binding domain-containing protein, translating into MKSEADLRFNLVLFSKEVILEYLAYSEMALANAEPDLDIKLRLPEIQFKFNWHNSLKSAGLVFASLGVLFSLLAPIQEVSAAYYGPGVYYVRTHGRCLNVRNGPSLHFRSVACYRNGSRLPRVVGYRNGFARLSTGNYVASNWISTRPGSWHTPGLGVGGRYFLRRGSRGPAVAAVQRALGIRGTGYYGPVTANAVRNFQARNGLLVDGIVGPQTRNALGIY; encoded by the coding sequence GTGAAAAGCGAAGCAGATCTCCGCTTTAACTTGGTATTGTTTAGTAAGGAGGTTATTTTGGAGTATCTTGCTTATTCAGAAATGGCTCTTGCCAATGCAGAGCCAGATTTAGACATTAAGCTTCGGCTACCCGAAATTCAGTTCAAGTTTAATTGGCATAACAGTCTCAAATCTGCTGGATTAGTTTTCGCTAGCTTAGGAGTTTTATTCTCACTTTTAGCTCCAATTCAAGAAGTTTCAGCAGCATACTATGGCCCTGGCGTATATTATGTCAGAACACATGGTCGTTGTCTAAATGTTCGCAATGGGCCAAGTCTTCATTTTCGATCTGTTGCTTGTTACAGAAATGGTTCTCGACTGCCACGGGTTGTGGGATACAGGAATGGTTTTGCCCGGCTGTCTACAGGTAATTATGTTGCTTCCAATTGGATTAGTACTAGACCTGGCAGTTGGCATACTCCTGGTTTAGGAGTAGGTGGTCGGTATTTTCTCAGAAGAGGCTCTAGAGGCCCAGCAGTGGCAGCAGTTCAAAGAGCTTTAGGAATAAGGGGAACTGGATACTATGGCCCTGTAACTGCAAATGCCGTCCGAAATTTCCAAGCAAGAAATGGTTTACTTGTGGATGGAATTGTTGGGCCGCAAACACGAAACGCATTAGGAATATACTAG
- a CDS encoding circadian clock KaiB family protein — MTPDKPPLPQLFKGIALFTPGGDLIYCIDPSKQGRWHLHLCATLQEILDLPEPPHFLVPCYTATIDHWLDPRTQQIRTFAEAYPVVMRYQPVLNAIFDTGDLVWQSAPWQEGLCDRMVLTSYRSSFPQLWEDHDLILRLDPTEAVLYYQQTTTQQLQLDTQGYVLRLFIAGHSPGTERILENLHELLEKYLGQPYTLKVIDVFTHPELAEANQVTATPTLVKVWPQPIRRIVGNLDHADKILQMLGAKEKY, encoded by the coding sequence TTGACTCCCGACAAACCACCTTTACCCCAGTTGTTCAAAGGCATTGCCCTGTTTACGCCTGGAGGAGATTTAATTTATTGCATCGATCCTAGTAAACAAGGTCGATGGCATTTGCATTTGTGTGCTACTTTGCAAGAAATTCTAGACTTGCCAGAACCGCCTCACTTTTTAGTGCCTTGTTATACGGCGACTATCGATCATTGGTTAGATCCGCGTACTCAACAAATACGAACTTTTGCTGAAGCTTATCCAGTAGTGATGCGATATCAGCCTGTGTTGAATGCTATTTTTGACACAGGGGATTTGGTTTGGCAAAGCGCTCCGTGGCAAGAGGGATTGTGCGATCGCATGGTTTTAACAAGCTATCGCTCCTCGTTTCCGCAACTGTGGGAAGATCACGATTTAATTTTGCGTTTAGATCCTACTGAAGCAGTCCTATACTATCAACAGACAACGACACAACAGTTACAACTAGACACCCAAGGTTATGTCCTGCGCCTATTTATTGCCGGACATAGTCCTGGTACAGAACGTATTCTCGAAAATCTTCACGAACTGCTAGAAAAGTACCTGGGGCAACCGTACACACTAAAAGTTATTGATGTTTTTACCCATCCAGAACTAGCTGAAGCCAATCAGGTAACAGCAACTCCAACTCTGGTAAAAGTTTGGCCGCAGCCGATTCGGCGTATTGTTGGGAATTTGGATCACGCAGATAAAATTTTACAGATGTTAGGAGCTAAGGAAAAATATTAA